One segment of Brassica napus cultivar Da-Ae chromosome C3, Da-Ae, whole genome shotgun sequence DNA contains the following:
- the LOC125583291 gene encoding uncharacterized protein LOC125583291 produces MKNSEMRPPGSAPLPEAHKAEKKDPKESNYVYNERRTHGRGRGGYKRRGGCDNYAYGRGYGNHNNCGRGSNYGRGRANFGRGISKPSYSTKSVCHRCGMSNHWAKNCRTPKHLCELYQESLKNKNPEAHMVHDNGYDADDNFDHEKDDPMDHETSDCLKD; encoded by the coding sequence atgaagaacagtgagatgagacctccaGGATCAGCACCATTACCAGAAGCTCACAAAGctgaaaagaaagatcccaaagaaAGCAACTACGTCTATAATGAGAGAAGAACACACGGCAGAGGCCGTGGTGGGTACAAAAGACGTGGTGGCTGTGACAATTATGCTTATGGCCGTGGATATGGAAACCACAATAActgtggtcgtggttccaactATGGCCGTGGAAGAGCCAATTTTGGCCGCGGTATATCTAAGCcgtcttactcgaccaaatcTGTTTGTCACAGGTGTGGGATGAGTAACCATTGGGCCAAAAATTGTAGAACCCCTAAACATCTATGTgaactctatcaagagagtcttaagaacaagaacccaGAAGCTCATATGGTTCACGACAATGGGTATGATGCTGATGATAATTTCGACCATGAAAAGGATGATCCAATGGATCACGAGACATCAGATTGTCTTAAAGACTAA
- the LOC106371272 gene encoding V-type proton ATPase subunit c1, translating to MSTFSGDETAPFFGFLGAAAALVFSCMGAAYGTAKSGVGVASMGVMRPELVMKSIVPVVMAGVLGIYGLIIAVIISTGINPKAKSYYLFDGYAHLSSGLACGLAGLSAGMAIGIVGDAGVRANAQQPKLFVGMILILIFAEALALYGLIVGIILSSRAGQSRAE from the exons ATGTCTACGTTCAGCGGCGACGAAACAGCTCCCTTCTTCGGTTTCCTCGGCGCCGCAGCCGCACTCGTCTTCTCCT GTATGGGAGCTGCCTATGGAACCGCAAAGAGTGGTGTTGGTGTGGCTTCGATGGGAGTGATGAGACCCGAGCTTGTGATGAAATCTATCGTCCCTGTTGTTATGGCTGGTGTATTGGGTATTTACGGTTTGATTATTGCTGTTATCATCAGTACCGGGATTAACCCCAAGGCTAAGTCTTACTACCTCTTCGACGGATACGCCCATCTCTCCTCCGGTCTTGCTTGTGGTCTTGCTGGTCTTTCCGCTGGAATGGCTATTGGTATTGTCGGAGATGCTGGTGTCAG GGCAAATGCTCAGCAGCCTAAGCTCTTTGTCGGGATGATTCTTATCCTTATTTTCGCAGAAGCGCTTGCTCTTTACGGGCTTATTGTAGGGATCATCCTCTCCTCTAGAGCTGGCCAGTCTAGAGCTGAATGA